In a genomic window of Caloenas nicobarica isolate bCalNic1 chromosome 1, bCalNic1.hap1, whole genome shotgun sequence:
- the C1H3orf85 gene encoding uncharacterized protein C3orf85 homolog, whose translation MSLKMFQILVSALLFTASISGVLGAPFLTEESANQFIRLKRQIPYSLNYWDPSSSQNTWGYTVAEQVSETWKALKDTAQYYMDLGSSAFNPSIASDNIRSYMEKLQQSGTHLQ comes from the exons ATGtctctgaaaatgtttcaaattttgGTGTCTGCTCTGCTGTTTACAG CTTCCATTTCTGGTGTCCTTGGAGCACCTTTTCTGACAGAAGAATCTGCAAATCAATTTATACGACTTAAACGACAGATACCATATTCTCTGAACTACTGGGACCCAAGCAGCAGCCAGAACACATGGGGATACACTGTGGCTGAGCAG GTTAGTGAAACATGGAAAGCTTTGAAAGACACAGCACAATACTACATGGACTTGGGTTCTTCTGCCTTCAATCCTTCGATTGCCAG TGACAACATCAGATCTTACATGGAGAAGCTACAGCAGTCTGGGACTCACCTCCAGTAA